The following DNA comes from Candidatus Stoquefichus sp. SB1.
ATTGTCTTATTAAGTACACTCTTTGGTATTTCTCTAGATATTCTCGTGAAAGGAGATTTAGAGGAAATGAAAGAGTGTATTAAAAACGAAGATATTCAAAAGCTTCAAAAGGATGGCATTATTTTTTCAATATTACTGGTTGCAACAGTTGTATCTGTTGTTCCATTATTTTTAATGGTTGATGGTTATATAGGTATTGTTGCTTGGGTCGTATTATTTGGCATATCAATGTATTATGCGTTGCGTATTGAAAAGCAAAAGAAAGTTCATGATGTTCAAACTTATAAAGAAGTGATTGCTTTTTCAGAAGGAAAACGTCTTGATGAAATTGAAAGAAATCGTGAATATGGGAAAAGACCATATCAAAAATTATTATATGCTATTGTATCTGGAATCATAGGGTTTGTCGTGACAATGATCTTGCTAATAGTATTTGGTTATCTATAGTTAAAAAGGACAATTCACACGAATTGTCTTTTTATCTGTCAAGGAATTTGAAAGTATAATGGATATTTCAATGTTGATGTGCTTGTTAGGATGATAATGACTGCATCAACATATAGAGAAAAATTCACTTCTTCAAGCATTGGATAAATTGATTTTGTCCTTTTTTAGAATAAAATTTTAAATTTGGTGTAAGTTAGAGAGTATTTTTGAATTCATCTAACAGTATTTGAGCAATTGGGGTAAATATTTGATATTTTTTCCAAATAATATACATCTTTGTTTCAAGAGTGGGTTCAAGCGGACGAAAGCAAAGTTCACTATCATTGCTGGTATTTGCTAAATGGTTAAATGTCAGCATATATCCTAATCCTTCTTGAACGAAAACAGAACCATTATAAAATAGGTTGATTGTCCCTGAAATGTTGAGTTGATCAACTCTTTCACCACACCATCTGGGAATATCCTCAATAAGTGATTGACCAGAACATATAAGAGGCAAACCTTTTAGATCATCAAAAACTATTTTTTCTTTACTGGCTAGAGGACTATCTTTTCTCATTAAGACACCCCACTTATCAGTCTCAGGTAGAACAATATAGTTATATTTGCTTAAATCAGGTGGTTGGACAATGACAGCAAAATCTAACAAGCCTTTATTTAAACGTTCAGTTACATGCTCAGTGTTTCCACTTGATAAGTGATATCTTAAATCTGGATATTCTTTTTTTAATTTTTGAATAACTTGTGCTAAATATTTGATTTGATAGGATTCAGCACAGCCTATCTGTACATCACCACCAGTTATA
Coding sequences within:
- a CDS encoding helix-turn-helix domain-containing protein, with translation MEMSKQIKKYRLQLHLSQEELADKIFVTRQTISNWENGKNYPDINSIVLLSTLFGISLDILVKGDLEEMKECIKNEDIQKLQKDGIIFSILLVATVVSVVPLFLMVDGYIGIVAWVVLFGISMYYALRIEKQKKVHDVQTYKEVIAFSEGKRLDEIERNREYGKRPYQKLLYAIVSGIIGFVVTMILLIVFGYL
- a CDS encoding LysR family transcriptional regulator, which translates into the protein MEIRVLRYFIQIAREGNMSRAAEVLHVSQPTLSKQMTDLESELGKKLFIRTSSGLNLTDEGMLLRKRAEDILEMVDKTTDEFNSLDNITGGDVQIGCAESYQIKYLAQVIQKLKKEYPDLRYHLSSGNTEHVTERLNKGLLDFAVIVQPPDLSKYNYIVLPETDKWGVLMRKDSPLASKEKIVFDDLKGLPLICSGQSLIEDIPRWCGERVDQLNISGTINLFYNGSVFVQEGLGYMLTFNHLANTSNDSELCFRPLEPTLETKMYIIWKKYQIFTPIAQILLDEFKNTL